From Choristoneura fumiferana chromosome 7, NRCan_CFum_1, whole genome shotgun sequence, the proteins below share one genomic window:
- the Vps39 gene encoding LOW QUALITY PROTEIN: vacuolar protein sorting 39 (The sequence of the model RefSeq protein was modified relative to this genomic sequence to represent the inferred CDS: inserted 1 base in 1 codon; deleted 1 base in 1 codon), whose protein sequence is MHEAYEVSHLLNLTVQIEAIAAYDGHLILGTRQGHLMMYSLSSNNGNQKYELQLLQYCKGFSKKPIQQIEVIPEDNLLLCLTDNILTTHDIKGVNFPLMKTFSQTKGASLFSIDNKSQMSMTGESNSVVRLCVAVRRKLQLYYGKNGEFKQHLFDFNIPDVPKVMAWGTEYICVGFKAEYTLYDLSSGNPKELFPTSSSRSLEPTVAKYSETCFMLGRDLTSVLVEEAKEIEIRHTVKWQAAPIGLVWDEPYLLGLMQDDNVVVQTVEPPLFVQTLPELNKARLMYRCNRGLIFAASVGQVWCISSVDINKQIQQLLKDKQFQIAINLTNLNDCPPEDKKQRINSIKMLLALELFDNKQYAQAMDEFGKLNTDPADVIKLFPELDNKPGGKNGKLKAEDLEKALNALVKYLLELRSRKSSASEASGSQDDPSQRNVMQQLELIDITLLKCYLQINDALIAPLLRLNNCRLEEAEKILVAHGKHSELVILYQTKGQHLKALQLLKEQAKQPDSSLKGYNXDKKYLQQLGAEHVNLIFKFSDWIIRDYPEEGLKIFTEDKIEVETLPRPKVLDFFLREHETLVVPYLEHVIHTWNDTSSIFHDALISMYEEKITDKKPANMTEEELQHTKAKLLAFLEKSSSYTPERVILHFPSDSLFEERAVILEKLGRHEQALAIYVQILVGALSVLPDSVPLARLKTFLESALDNQLSLKRKTQVLKGLLYAENQQVQELKQFHESKSVIINDYNVCPVCKKRFGNQSAFVRYPNGDIVHYSCRLEQAAVRQ, encoded by the exons ATGCACGAGGCCTATGAGGTGTCCCATCTCCTTAATCTTACGGTACAAATAGAAGCTATTGCTGCTTACG ATGGCCACCTCATATTAGGGACACGACAAGGTCACCTAATGATGTATTCACTGTCCTCAAACAATGGTAACCAGAAATATGAACTCCAACTCCTGCAGTATTGTAAAGGCTTCAGTAAGAAACCCATTCAACAGATTGAAGTGATACCAG aAGACAACCTGCTGCTATGTCTGACAGATAACATTCTGACGACACATGACATAAAAGGTGTTAATTTTCCACTAATGAAAACTTTCTCTCAAACTAAAGGGGCATCCTTATTTTCCATAGACAATAAG TCACAAATGTCAATGACCGGTGAATCAAACTCAGTGGTCCGTCTCTGTGTTGCTGTCCGAAGAAAACTGCAATTGTATTATGGAAAGAATGGAGAGTTCAAGCAGCATCTATTTGATTTCAACATACCAGATGTACCAAAAGTTATGGCATGGGGTACTGAGTATATTTGTGTTGGCTTTAAAGCTGAATATACCTTGTATGAT CTCTCATCAGGAAACCCGAAAGAGCTGTTCCCCACCAGCAGCTCTAGGTCTTTGGAACCGACAGTAGCAAAGTACTCGGAGACTTGTTTCATGCTTGGGCGTGATCTCACGTCAGTATTAGTCGAGGAAGCTAAAGAGATTGAGATTAGGCACACTGTTAAATGGCAAGCAGCGCCCATAGGTCTTG TTTGGGATGAACCATATCTCCTCGGGTTGATGCAAGACGACAACGTAGTGGTGCAAACGGTGGAGCCGCCGCTCTTTGTGCAAACTTTGCCTGAACTTAATAAAGCAAGACTGATGTACAG ATGCAATCGCGGCTTGATATTCGCCGCATCAGTGGGGCAAGTCTGGTGCATCAGTTCCGTGGATATTAACAAGCAGATCCAACAACTGTTGAAAGACAAACAGTTCCAGATAGCTATCAATCTAACG AATTTAAACGACTGCCCGCCTGAAGACAAGAAGCAGAGGataaattctattaaaatgctCCTCGCCCTAGAGTTATTCGACAATAAGCAATATGCCCAGGCTATGGACGAGTTCGGAAAACTAAACACTGATCCTGCTGATGTCATCAAGTTATTTCCCGAACTAGATAATAAACCAGGCGGGAAGAATGGGAAATTGAAGGCTGAGGATTTAGAGAAGGCGTTGAATGCTTTGGTGAAGTATTTACTTGAGTTGAGGTCGAGGAAAAGCAGTGCTTCGGAGGCGAGTGGCAGTCAGGATGACCCGAGCCAGAGGAACGTCATGCAGCAACttgaattgattgatattaCGCTGCTGAAATGCTATTTACAG ATAAACGACGCTCTGATAGCGCCGCTGCTCCGTTTGAACAACTGTCGCCTCGAGGAAGCGGAGAAGATTCTTGTAGCTCACGGCAAACATAGCGAACTGGTTATTTTATACCAGACGAAAGGGCAGCACTTGAAAGCGCTACAGTTGCTCAAGGAACAGGCAAAGCAACCTGATTCGAGCCTTAAGGGATATA ATGACAAGAAGTATTTGCAGCAGCTTG GAGCTGAGCATGTTAACCTAATATTCAAATTCTCAGACTGGATCATAAGAGATTATCCCGAAGAAGGCCTAAAAATATTTACCGAGGATAAAATCGAAGTAGAAACACTACCCCGTCCGAAAGTACTAGACTTCTTTCTAAGGGAACATGAAACTTTAGTAGTCCCGTATCTCGAACATGTTATACATACATGGAACGATACTAGTTCAATATTCCACGATGCCTTAATCAGTATGTAC GAGGAAAAAATAACAGATAAAAAACCTGCTAATATGACTGAGGAAGAATTACAGCATACGAAGGCGAAACTTCTAGCGTTTCTTGAGAAATCTTCAAGTTATACTCCAGAGAGGGTTATATTGCATTTTCCAAGTGACAGCTTGTTTGAAGAGAGAGCGGTCATACTGGAAAAGCTTGGGAGGCATGAGCAGGCGCTTGCTATTTATGTGCAGATTCTAG TTGGA GCATTGTCAGTGTTACCGGACTCTGTACCTCTGGCTAGACTGAAAACATTCCTAGAAAGTGCGCTGGACAACCAACTCTCGCTTAAGCGAAAAACTCAAGTCCTAAAGGGGTTGCTGTATGCGGAAAACCAACAG